The sequence GCAGCCGTTTTACTGCGCATACCGCCACGCCAACAAAATACAGTCATCGGTGTGTCAATTTGTTTGAAGGCACGAATGAAATCAGGCAACTTCTGCGAAAAGATTTCAAGTCCTCTATCCTTGGCAACCTCTTGTCCAACCTGTTTGTAAAGGGTTCCGATTTCAGCTCGTTCCTCGTCATTAAACACAGGAATATTGATGCTGCCGGGAATTGTTGCTTCGTTAAATTCTTTCGGGGAGCGCACATCAATGAATGTATGCGGTCCCTTTGCTTGTACGGCCAGTAGTTCGTCTATCGTCAAATCTCTAAACACTTTTTTCACCTTCTAGCTAGATTATGAAACAATGATGCGCCCTTTGTTGTCTTCTGTTACTTCTCCGATAATTCGTGCATCAACGCCTTGTTGTTGAAGGTCGTTCAGCAACAGTGTCGCCTCTTGCTCAGCTAATGCAATGAGCAAACCACCAGAAGTGACAGCATCACATAAAATCCAACGGTCAATTTGGTCTAGTCTATCCGCATACGTCACGACATCTGCGACATGGGCAAAGTTATTTTTTGTGCCTCCAGGTACTTTACCAGCTGCGGCAAGTTCTTTTGTACGCGCTAAAATAGGTACTTGATCAGCATGGATATGAATGCCAACGTCACTTGCTTTGGCCATTTCTGACGTATGCCCAAGTAATCCGAAGCCTGTCACATCTGTAGCGGCATGGACCTCATAGTTAGCCATTGTTTCAGCGGCTACTTTATTGAGTGTCGTCATTACTTTTGTTACTTCAACCACTTCATCTTCAGACAATAAACTATTTTTCAATGAAGTTGTGTAAATACCAACACCAATTGGTTTTGTTAATATCAATTTGTCGCCTGGTTTAGCGCCTGCATTAGTCCGTACTTTATCAGGATGAACAACGCCTGTGACAGCTAGTCCGAATTTAGGCTCCTGGTCGTCAATGGAATGTCCGCCAACTAGTGTGACACCGGCTTCTTTTAATTTATCACCTGCACCACGTAAAATATCTGAAAGAATTTTTTTATCTAAAGTGGCAATCGGGAAAGCCACGATATTAAGTGCTGTAATCGGCTTGCCACCCATCGCATAGACATCGCTGATGGCATTGGTAGCAGCGATTTGCCCGAAATCATAAGGATCATCGACAATCGGTGTGAAAAAGTCGAGCGTTTGCACCATCGCGATGTCGTCCGTCAGTTTATAAACACCTGCGTCATCACTCGTATCAAGACCAACGAGTAAATTTGGATCAGGTGTAGCAGGCGGAAGCCCACGTAATACTTGCGCTAAATCAGCAGGTCCAATTTTGCACCCACAGCCGCCTTTTGTTGTGAGTGATGTCAATTTTACTGGAATCGTGTTATCCATCGTGCATCCACCTTTCGATTATAAATCTGTTATTAATATTAACACACTGATGGGAAATGCTTATTATATGTTGAACTTATGATTTCCACGTAATCTCCAGCGAAGGCGCCTTAACGGGGGGCGCCGAAGCCATCCCCCGGCGCCGCAGCGTGGTTTAATGGAATTCATTATTATTCATTACTTCCTAAAAAGGTATTGCAAATTTTCGCTAAATAGC comes from Sporosarcina sp. FSL K6-3457 and encodes:
- the selD gene encoding selenide, water dikinase SelD, with amino-acid sequence MDNTIPVKLTSLTTKGGCGCKIGPADLAQVLRGLPPATPDPNLLVGLDTSDDAGVYKLTDDIAMVQTLDFFTPIVDDPYDFGQIAATNAISDVYAMGGKPITALNIVAFPIATLDKKILSDILRGAGDKLKEAGVTLVGGHSIDDQEPKFGLAVTGVVHPDKVRTNAGAKPGDKLILTKPIGVGIYTTSLKNSLLSEDEVVEVTKVMTTLNKVAAETMANYEVHAATDVTGFGLLGHTSEMAKASDVGIHIHADQVPILARTKELAAAGKVPGGTKNNFAHVADVVTYADRLDQIDRWILCDAVTSGGLLIALAEQEATLLLNDLQQQGVDARIIGEVTEDNKGRIIVS